The DNA region AAGATGTGCTGACCAGCGTCACAGGCAACGTATTGGCGAATGACGACGATGCGGACGGTTACGCTACGGCGATTCCCGGCGTGTACGTGGGCGTGTACGGGACGCTGATCCTGGCTGCGGACGGCGCATATACCTACACACTCAACAATGATGCTGACTCTGTACAGGCGCTGGCGGAAGGGCAGACCGTTGCCGACGTCTTCTCGTACGACATCGTGAACAACAACCCCTTTGAGCCGAGCACATCCACAGCCTCGCTGATCATCGATGTTGCCGGCTCGAACGACGCGCCCGAGGCGACGCCGGACGGGCTCACCGTTACCGAAGATTCGGCGCAGGGCGCTGCCGGAAACGTGCTCGCCAATGACCACGACTTTGATACAGGCGCCATACTGACTGTGACCAACCCCGGTACACTGGCCGGGCTCTACGGCACACTCACACTCGACGCCAATGGCGGTTATCACTACGCACTGAATAACGATTTTGCCGAGGTGCAGGCCCTAGCGCAGGGCGAAACACGAAGCGAGGTTTTCTCGTACACCGTGTCTGATGGCATAGCCGAGCAGAGCGAATCGCTGATCATCTCCATTGTCGGCGCCAATGACGCTCCGACGACTGTGACGGATACCGCCGCGGTGCAGGAAGATGGGGTGCTGACCGCTACTGGCAACGTGCTGGCCAACGACGCGGATGTTGATAACGGTACGGTGCTCTCGGTCGCGAGCCCCGGCGCGCTGGACGGTGTGTACGGTCAGCTGACGCTGGGGGAAGACGGCGCATACACCTACACGCTGGACAACGATTCGCAGGCTGTGCAGGCGCTGGGCGTTGGCGAGACCGCACAGGAGCACTTCTCTTACGCCACGACGGACGGCATTGCGGCCACAGCCGGTGAGTTGACGGTTACCGTGGAGGGCCAGAACGATATTCCGGTTCTGGATGCGCCCATCGCAGACCAGACTGTGCAGACCAATACCGATGTCAGCTGGCAGATCCCGGCGGGTACGTTCTCCGACATCGACCAGAACGATACGTTGACCTACTCGGCCACACGTGCGGACGGCTCCGCCCTGCCGGAGTGGTTGCAGTTCGATTCGGAGACGCAAACCTTCTCCGGCCACGTTCCTACCGATGCAGAAGGAAGCGTGGACATCAAAGTCTTTGCTTCCGATGGGCACGGTGACGACTCCTACGCCTCCGACGTCTTCAGCATCGCCGTTGAACAAGGAGACGACGGCGGATGCGACCACGGTGGCCACCACGGCGGCGGCTGTGGCGATCATGGCGGACATCACGGTGGTAGGTGCGGAGATCATGGAGGCGGTCACCATGGTGGTGGCTGCGGCAGCCACGATGACGGCTGGGGCTGGTTCCCCGGTTGTGGCTGGGGCGGCGATTGGGGTGGTTACTCCGGCGGAGGCTGGGGTGGTTGTGGCGATCATCAAGGCGGTTGGACCGGAGGATGGAGTGGAAGCCATGGTGGTTATGGCGGAGGCTGTGGCCACTCTGATCCTTGGTATGGAGGTTGGGGAGGAGGCAATAACTCTTCTTGCGGCAACCATGGTCAGCAGGGATGGTCTGCTCACGACCGGAAAGGTGGATACCCGGCAGCGAAGGATTTTGGTAAGTATTGCGAAGAGTTCGACAAACAGCACGATGGCGATAAAAGCGGATCAAACAGCTTCTTCGCCCGCTGGAAAGCCATGGAACGCGCGCTGGCCGAATGTGAAGCGCCGTATTCCGATAGCTGGTCCGACGTCCACAAAGGCGCCGACATCGATTGCCTGAACCAGGCCGGCAATGGCTGCATGGGCTCCAAGTATGCCTGGCGGGACGACAAATTCTCCCTGGCCGCCGGCTGTGGCGCTGATCTGCAGCGGTTCAACGGATTGTCCGAAGGCGTAGCAAAGCTCGGCTAATGCTGCCGGAGGGCGTTAATCGTGAAGCGCCTGTTGATTGGCTGGGAGCTGGGCGGCAACCACGGCCATCTGACGACCTGTCTGCACGTGACCAATGCGCTGCGTGCGAGCTATGACGTTGTTTTTGCTGTGCGTGATGTTCGCGGCGCCTCCGAGATTCTTGGGGACGCCGCGTTTTCCTATGTGCAGGCGCCGGTTCCGATGTTTCGGAAGTCACGTGCGAGACCGGCGGCGAACTACTCGGAGATGCTGCTCGGCGAGGGCTATGCGGATTTCGATCTGCTACGTGGACTCGTGCACGCCTGGCTCACCTTGCTGAAGCGGCTCGAAATAGACCTGGTCCTTGTCGACCATGCCCCGACGGCGCTTCTGGCGTGCACAATTGCGGATATCCCGGCCATCAACATCGGCAATGGATTTGCGACGCCGCCGTCAGTCTTCCCCATGCCGTGCATGCGGACATGGGAAGACATCCCGGAAGAGCGTTTGAAGCGGGCCGATGCAGCGGTGAACGAGCAAATTTCCAAGGTCGCCCGCAGTTTTTCATACACCAGTGACCTGGCGCTGGCTGAGCTGTTCGGCGGCGAAAACCTGCTCACCTGTTTGCCGGAGCTGGACCATTATCCACAGCGCTCGGGCGGCACGTATGTCGGGGCCATATTCTCTCAGCCGCGAACCCAACGCGTCGATTGGCAAGGCACAGGAGAAGGGCGCGTTCTCGCCTACCTGCGGCCTGGCGTGCCGGGTTTTCTGAACGCCATGACTGTTCTGCGGGAGTGCAGGGCCGAGGTGGTTGCCCGCATACCGGGAATCACCAGGGCCCAGGCCAGAAAGCTGGCCGGACCTCGATTGAGGATTGTCCTCTCGCCGACCGATTTCAACCATCTGTTGCAGGATGCGAACGTCATGGTGAGCTACGGCAGCAGCGGCGTCGTGACCGAGTCCCTACTACGTGGCGTGCCACAGCTGATCCTGGCCAAGGTTGTTGAGCAGCACATGTTGGCGTTGCGCGTGGCCGAGTGGGGCGGCGTCGCTGCCAGAGAAGACAGAAGCGCCGAGCGGTTGAGTGCAGACTTGTCAGCCCTGCTGAACGACCAGGAATGTAGACGATCTGTCCAGGATTTTGCACAGCGGAATCAAGAATATTCTCCTGAAAACGCAGTTGAAAAGATAGCTAGCACAGTCAAGGCGATACTTTCATGAAAGCGGAAAAGCTCTTCGCCAGCGATGCCGATCCCATGGATTTCTTTCCACCGATCCTGCGCCTCACCGATCGGCCTCCCAATCCGTTGGGACGAACTATCCTCTGGGTTCTGCTTGGTTTGATAATATTTTTGATTCTTTGGGGAATGCTCGGACATTTGGACATCGTGGCGGTAGCCGAAGGCAAGCTCATCCCGGAATCGTATCTCAAGATCGTCCAACCCTCCGAGGCTGGCATTCTCAAGGAGATTCTGGTCAAGGAAGGGGAGAAGGTGCAGGCCGGGCAGATTCTCATGCGGATGGACCCCTATATCGGCGATGCCGAGGCGAAAGCCATCAGGCTCGAGCTCCAGCGCAAGCGGCTCAACCTGCGGCGCATCGAAGCGGAGCTGGCCGGCGAGGAGTTCATTATCAATCCGGAAGACCCGCAACGCATCGCCAAGGACGTGCATTCCCAGTTTCGCGCGAACCGGGCGGCGCTCAACGCCACCCTGGCGGAAGAGCAGACACGTCTGGCCAAGGCCCGTCAGGAGCTGGCAGCAGCAGAGCAGGTGCGCGCCAAGCTCGATGCGACACTGCCGTATTACCATGAGCAGGATGCGGCATATCAAAAGCTGGCCAAGGATAACTATGTTTCGCCCATTGCCGCGTCGGACAAGCATCGCGAAGTGATCGAGAAGGAGCAGGAGCTCAAGACGCAGCTTTATTTGATCGCCTCGGCCAATGCCAGTGTGGCGCAGTCCGAAAAACGATTGGCCCAGCTCGAGTCCGATTATCGGAAGAAGTTGAATGCGGAGCGGGACGAGTTGGAAGGACAGCTGGACAAGCTGACCCAGGAGCTGGCCAAGCAAACCCACAAGCAGGGGCTGCTGGAGCTCAAGGCGCCGCAGGACAGCGTGGTCAAGGATCTCGCGACCCATACTGAAGGCACTGTCGTGCAGCCGGGCACCGTGCTCCTGACCCTGGTGCCACAGGACGAGCCGCTGCGGGCTGAGGTCTGGGTTTCAAATGATGACATCGGCTTTGTCCGAAAAGGGCAGCCGGTCAAGCTGAAGTTCGCCGCCTTTCCCTTCCAGAAGTACGGCATGGCGGAAGGAACCGTGCTCCGCGTGAGCGCAGACGCTGCCGATGAGAGCACCAACGGCAACGGCGCCGCCGGTACGGATCAGCAGCCGACAGGCAAGCCGTTGGTTTACAAGGCGCTTGTGGCCTTGGAGACCAAACGCCTCGTCCAGGACGGGATCTCGTACGAGCTGACGGCCGGCATGCAGACAAATGCCGAGATCATGCTCGGCTCACGCACCGTGGCCGAGTATCTCCTCTCGCCTATCCAAAAGGCGTGGCACGAGGCGGGCCGGGAGCGGTAGCGCCCGAATAGAAAAGTACATTCGGTCCCGCGAAGGGGCTATTCTGCGGATTTCTAATCATTCCTCGCCAAGCCGCTCAATCGTCTTCCTGATCGCATCGCTTTCCAGACGCAGTTCTCTCTCGACATCTCGGCGTTGTTCGAGCAGGCCGGCGATGATGCGGTTTGGGTTCTTGCCACTAGGAACAAGAACCGACGGGCGGAGTTCGTAACCCATGTTCTTCAAGTCGTCCCACAACACTGGTTGTGCGAAGCCATCGATAGCCGTTCTGTTCTTGTAGGCATCGACGATCGAGGCGCCGAGATCCGCATTGAAAACATCGTCGACCTTTGCCGTGTTTGATGGAGGACCTTCCGCGTAGATGCACAGCACATTGTCGTGGATTGGGGCAGGGCGGAGAATAACGATGGCGAACCCGATGGCGACTTTTTTGAAGATTTTCAGCGGCAGGGCGATAACCGCATCGAGCTGGCCGGAGCGAGCAACCTCCTCACGCCAAGGGCGGCCGAGTCGATTGTTCATTCCTAATATCTTCCTTTCCATGATCATAACAGCCCGGCCCCGATTGGGATTCAAGCGTATATACAGGTCCGGGAGGACCGACGTACATAAGGGCCACGCATCCGTCGGCCTGGGGGGCTGGTACGACGAGACCGACGCTGGTTGCCGCCGAAAGGCGGGCTGAAGGGCCCTTCGGCCGTTCATATTGTGGCCCTGGTCGGTGCGTACGCGGCTGTAGTGTTTCAGGTGACTATCCAAAGATCTTTTTAAATTTACTCCACCGTCTCGTACATCTCCCACAGCCAAATTTGGGGGAGCATTTGTAACCCTATCGTCGGTCCGGCCGGGATGCCGGGTATGATCGCCAGGTTAGGAATAGGTTAGGAAAAGGAAAAGGGTTCCAGCACAACACGCTGGAACCCTTTGTATTTATCTGGCGGAGAGGGTGGGATCCTCGTTGCCAGGAAGGAAAAGCTTTACTTCTCAGAGTGTTAAGTACACTGCTCAAAAATGAAATGTAACGTGTTTCTGTAACACTTTCAAGAGAGCACAAGCTGACATTATAGAGTGCTCAGGTCGTCCTCAAGATTCTTACTCGACAGTTCAAGTAGGAAACGCAGCGCGAATGAGGTGAACCCACAACCTAAATCATGTATATGCTGCCCATGGAGTCTGTTCGCTTCTGGGGCAAAGCCCAGCACAATTCGAATAATAGCCATCTTGTGGAGTTCCACTGCCTCGATGTGGCCGCGGTCCTGACTGAGCTACTGGAAATGGACGGCGTGCTGCGCCAGCGCGTGGAAGGGCTCGCCTGCTGTCCGTACGCGGTCATCAAGCCGATTCTCCAGTTCTTCGCCGCCATTCACGATATCGGCAAATTCAGCGCGGGCTTTCAATGGCTGCGGGGCGATATCGCGGCAGCATGGGGGCATCCGCCGTATCTCCGGGCGGGTACACCGCCGCACCATACCAAGGCCGGGTGGTGGTTCTATCGCAATCGGATCATGAGCCGCACAACCGACCTGCCGCAATGCGCTGCGTGGCGCGCGCACTTCCGCATGCTTGCGCCGCTCGCCATGGCCGCCATCGGCCACCACGGCGCACCGGTCGATGACACGGAGGTCAACCAAAGGGATTTCTCCTATTCCAATGAGGCGGCGCTCCATCATGCCGGCGAGATGGCCGAGCTCTTCCTGCCTGCGGAGCCGCCTGAGCTTTTTGACGATGAGGACCGGTTCAGGCCGCTCTCCTGGCTGTTTGCAGGGCTCATGGTTGCGGCGGACTGGATCGGCTCCAGCGAGGAGTACTTTCCCTATCGTTCAGATCCCATGGATGCGGGGGCGTACTATGCCCTGGCGCAGCAGCGGGCGCGTACCGCCGTGCGCATGTGCGGACTCCTCCATCCTGCGGCGGCGCAGGGACAGGATTTTTCCTCCCTGCTGCCCCAGTTGAAAGGGTATTCCCCTCGGCCGCTCCAGCGCTATGCCATGGAAGACGCGGTAGTCGATGCCAGCCCGCAGCTCCACATTTTTGAAGACCTGACAGGCTGCGGCAAGACAGAGGCCGCGCTGCTGTGCGTGCACACCATCATGGAGCAGGGCGGATGCAGCGGCTTTTATGTTGGACTTCCCACCATGGCTACGGCCAATGCCATGTACCACAGGCTTGCAGCGACCTACCGCGCATTGTTCGACGAGAAGGACGGCGTTCCCTCGCTTATGCTGGCGCATGGCCAACAGAACATCGAAGATGCCTTCCTGCAGACCATCGCGCTGGAGGACGACGCCGCGCCGCGCATGGGCGAACGGAGCGACGTAACGTGCAGCCAGTGGCTGGCGGACAACCGCAAGAAGGCGCTGCTCGCGCCGTGCGGAGCCGGCACCCTGGACCAGGCTTTGCTCGCCGTATTACCAGCCAAGCACCAGAGCTTGCGCCTGGCCGGGCTGAGCCGGACCGTACTCATCGCGGACGAGGTCCATTCCTATGATCTCTACACAGGCGAGCTCCTGGCTACGCTGCTCACGTTCATCGCCGCCATGGGCTCCAGCGCCGTCCTGCTTACGGCCACGTTGCCGCAATCACTCCGCCTCAAGCTGGTGCACGCCTTTCAACGCGGCCTGGGGCGTGCGGAGTCGGCACAACTGGACAAGGATGACTTTCCGCTGGCCACGCGGGTAAACGCTGCGGGCGAGGTCTTCGAGCAGCCCATACCGGCGGAGGGCCACGGCAAGACCACTGCCGTGGCGCTGGTGCACGATGAATCCGCCATGTTCGCAACCCTGGTGCAGGTGCACAGGGATGGCGCGTGCGCCTGCTGGGTGCGCAACACCGTGGACCAGGCTATGGACACGGCGGAGCGGTTGGTAACGGACTACGGCTTGCCGCCGAACAAAGTCATCCTGTGCCACGCCCGTTTTGCCATGTGCGATAGGCTGGCGCGTGAGAAGGATATCCTGCGCCGCTTCGGCAAGGGCTCTACGTCCGAGGACCGCGCCGGGTATATTCTTGTGGGATCGCAGGTACTTGAGCAGTCTCTCGATTACGATGTGGGCCTGATGCTTTCGGACCTGGCGCCTATGGACGCCTTGATCCAGCGGGCAGGGCGGTGCCACCGCCACACACGGGAGCGGCCGGAGGGATACGGAACCCCACGGCTGGTGATCCTCTCGCCCGAGCCGGTCGACGACCCCGCGGCGGACTGGTACGGCGCGCTGCTCGGCACGGCGCGGTTCGTGTACCGCAAGCAAGCACTGCTCTGGCGCACAGCGCGTTTGCTGAAAGAGCACGGACGCATCGTTCTGCCGGGGGATGCCCGCGTGCTCATGGAAGGAGCATACGGCGAGGCAATCGAGGCTCCGGCCGTGCTGGAAGAGGCCGACCTGAGGCCGTTGGGCGACGAGTTGGCCGCGCGGAGCCTGGCGTATCAGAACGTATTGGCGCTCGATTCCGGCTATTCTCTGGACGCCGGAGCTGGCTGGTCGGACGATACGGCCGCGGCAACACGCATAGGGGACGAACGCGTGCAACTGCGCCTCTGCTGCGTGGGGGAAGACGGACGCATCACTCTGTGGGTCGGCGGAGCAGGGGCCAAGGCCTGCGCGCTCTCCGAGGTCTCGGTGTCCACCAAACGGGTGGATAGACCGGGCTCAGAGCCTGCCAGCGTCGCGCTGGAGGCGTTTGCCGAAACCATGCCCGACAAAGGCCGTTGGGTGCGGCTGGTGGCGCTGCGCCAATCCGGCGGCGACGAGTGGACAGGGCAGGTCCCCAAGGATGGGACGCTGGTTGCGGTGCGGTACAGCCGGGCGAAAGGATTGCGAATAGAATAAGTATCCTGCGGAGATATTTTCGCAGGAAACTTCTGTGGAAGCCTTCTTTCTTACCTTTCTCTTGATTTCTAGCTCGCTGAGTGTTTCAAATCCGTACCGGCTAATGCGTACGGAATAGGATAACTGCGTCCAAAAAAACAGGAGGCACGCATGTCCCTGAACCTTGTTCGGGATCGATGGCTGCCGGCTGTGCTCGCATCCGGCCGGGTGGAGCGCATCGCTCCCTGGGAGCTGACTCGCGCGGATGATCCCCCTCTCGACCTTGCCCCGCCGCGCCACGACTTCCGTCTGGCCTTGCTTGAGTTCCTTATCGGTCTTGTGCAAACGGCCTGCCCGCCGAAAAACGTCACCAAACGCGAGCAGTGGTACGACGCTCCGCCGTCGCTGGAAACGCTGCGGCAGGCCATGGAGCCGTATGCCCGGTTCTTCGAGCTGCTGGGTGAGCGGCCGCTGTTTCAGCAGGATCTGACCCTCGATCCCGAGGCCCACGCCAAGAGCGCCATCCCCATCGGCGCGTTGCTCATCAATTATCCTGGCGACAGCTCGCTTGATTTCTTTGTCAGGCGCGACATCGAGACCATGTGCCCCAGCTGCGCGGCCATGGCTTTGCAGACCATGCAGGCCTTCGCGCCTTCGGGCGGCCGGGGCAACCGCACATCCCTGCGCGGCGGCGGGCCGCTATCCACCATCGTTCTGGTGGAAAACCTCTGGCAAACCGTGTGGGCCAATGTGCTGCCGCTCAATGCGCGCGACGTGGAGCCCGCGCCGACGGCGGAGGGACTGCCCGGCGCCGTCTTTCCCTGGGCCGCGCCCACACGCACCAGTGAGAACGGCAAGGTCTTCAGGCGCGCGGACGGCCACTTCCTGCACCACTACTGGGGAATGCCGCGGCGCTACTTGCTACTGCCCGTAGAAGATCATGCCCGCTGCGACCTCTGCGGTGACGAGGCCGAGGTTGTCTTTCATCAGCTCATACGTCGCCCTCACGGCTACAACTATGGCGAGGATTGGATGCATCCGCTCACGCCGTATCGCAGGCAGAGCGCGGACAAGCCCTGGTTCTCGGGCAAGGGAACCTCGTACGCCACGGCCTACACCAACTGGCTGCCCCTTGTGTACGGGGATTCCAACGGCCTTGCCGAACCTGCCCGATGTGTCCAGGCTGCGCGTGAGGATAGCGCCGATATTGCGAATGAATACGGCCTGCTGGCTGGCGGGTATGACATGAAGAGCGCTAAGTGTCGCGGCTGGTGCGAGGGTTCCTTCCCCATCCTGCCGCTGGACGGCGAGGTCGTGCAGGACTTCCGCACCGAGGTGGAAACACTGGTGAAAGCGGCGGGCATGGTGCGCGACAACCTGACCAAGGCGATTCGCACGGCTGTAGTGCATACCAGCAACCCGGCGCGCTCCAAGGCGTTCGGCTCGTCCTTTTTTGCCGATCTCTCGGCAAGCTTCTGGGCCGATACCCGCGCCGCGTTCTTTGTGGCGGCGAGGGAGCTTGCGGAAGTTGTAAAAGCCGTAGCCTCGGACGCGAAGGTCAAGCAGGGCTGGGCCAGGGCGCTGCGGGA from Oceanidesulfovibrio marinus includes:
- the casA gene encoding type I-E CRISPR-associated protein Cse1/CasA: MSLNLVRDRWLPAVLASGRVERIAPWELTRADDPPLDLAPPRHDFRLALLEFLIGLVQTACPPKNVTKREQWYDAPPSLETLRQAMEPYARFFELLGERPLFQQDLTLDPEAHAKSAIPIGALLINYPGDSSLDFFVRRDIETMCPSCAAMALQTMQAFAPSGGRGNRTSLRGGGPLSTIVLVENLWQTVWANVLPLNARDVEPAPTAEGLPGAVFPWAAPTRTSENGKVFRRADGHFLHHYWGMPRRYLLLPVEDHARCDLCGDEAEVVFHQLIRRPHGYNYGEDWMHPLTPYRRQSADKPWFSGKGTSYATAYTNWLPLVYGDSNGLAEPARCVQAAREDSADIANEYGLLAGGYDMKSAKCRGWCEGSFPILPLDGEVVQDFRTEVETLVKAAGMVRDNLTKAIRTAVVHTSNPARSKAFGSSFFADLSASFWADTRAAFFVAARELAEVVKAVASDAKVKQGWARALRDEADTLFMRVAGPELTHPDHARRASKAFNEMRKLNQGVYKNHLGGTITAKEAA
- a CDS encoding HlyD family type I secretion periplasmic adaptor subunit, with amino-acid sequence MLGHLDIVAVAEGKLIPESYLKIVQPSEAGILKEILVKEGEKVQAGQILMRMDPYIGDAEAKAIRLELQRKRLNLRRIEAELAGEEFIINPEDPQRIAKDVHSQFRANRAALNATLAEEQTRLAKARQELAAAEQVRAKLDATLPYYHEQDAAYQKLAKDNYVSPIAASDKHREVIEKEQELKTQLYLIASANASVAQSEKRLAQLESDYRKKLNAERDELEGQLDKLTQELAKQTHKQGLLELKAPQDSVVKDLATHTEGTVVQPGTVLLTLVPQDEPLRAEVWVSNDDIGFVRKGQPVKLKFAAFPFQKYGMAEGTVLRVSADAADESTNGNGAAGTDQQPTGKPLVYKALVALETKRLVQDGISYELTAGMQTNAEIMLGSRTVAEYLLSPIQKAWHEAGRER
- a CDS encoding N-6 DNA methylase, which produces MNNRLGRPWREEVARSGQLDAVIALPLKIFKKVAIGFAIVILRPAPIHDNVLCIYAEGPPSNTAKVDDVFNADLGASIVDAYKNRTAIDGFAQPVLWDDLKNMGYELRPSVLVPSGKNPNRIIAGLLEQRRDVERELRLESDAIRKTIERLGEE
- the cas3 gene encoding CRISPR-associated helicase Cas3', encoding MESVRFWGKAQHNSNNSHLVEFHCLDVAAVLTELLEMDGVLRQRVEGLACCPYAVIKPILQFFAAIHDIGKFSAGFQWLRGDIAAAWGHPPYLRAGTPPHHTKAGWWFYRNRIMSRTTDLPQCAAWRAHFRMLAPLAMAAIGHHGAPVDDTEVNQRDFSYSNEAALHHAGEMAELFLPAEPPELFDDEDRFRPLSWLFAGLMVAADWIGSSEEYFPYRSDPMDAGAYYALAQQRARTAVRMCGLLHPAAAQGQDFSSLLPQLKGYSPRPLQRYAMEDAVVDASPQLHIFEDLTGCGKTEAALLCVHTIMEQGGCSGFYVGLPTMATANAMYHRLAATYRALFDEKDGVPSLMLAHGQQNIEDAFLQTIALEDDAAPRMGERSDVTCSQWLADNRKKALLAPCGAGTLDQALLAVLPAKHQSLRLAGLSRTVLIADEVHSYDLYTGELLATLLTFIAAMGSSAVLLTATLPQSLRLKLVHAFQRGLGRAESAQLDKDDFPLATRVNAAGEVFEQPIPAEGHGKTTAVALVHDESAMFATLVQVHRDGACACWVRNTVDQAMDTAERLVTDYGLPPNKVILCHARFAMCDRLAREKDILRRFGKGSTSEDRAGYILVGSQVLEQSLDYDVGLMLSDLAPMDALIQRAGRCHRHTRERPEGYGTPRLVILSPEPVDDPAADWYGALLGTARFVYRKQALLWRTARLLKEHGRIVLPGDARVLMEGAYGEAIEAPAVLEEADLRPLGDELAARSLAYQNVLALDSGYSLDAGAGWSDDTAAATRIGDERVQLRLCCVGEDGRITLWVGGAGAKACALSEVSVSTKRVDRPGSEPASVALEAFAETMPDKGRWVRLVALRQSGGDEWTGQVPKDGTLVAVRYSRAKGLRIE
- a CDS encoding glycosyltransferase — translated: MKRLLIGWELGGNHGHLTTCLHVTNALRASYDVVFAVRDVRGASEILGDAAFSYVQAPVPMFRKSRARPAANYSEMLLGEGYADFDLLRGLVHAWLTLLKRLEIDLVLVDHAPTALLACTIADIPAINIGNGFATPPSVFPMPCMRTWEDIPEERLKRADAAVNEQISKVARSFSYTSDLALAELFGGENLLTCLPELDHYPQRSGGTYVGAIFSQPRTQRVDWQGTGEGRVLAYLRPGVPGFLNAMTVLRECRAEVVARIPGITRAQARKLAGPRLRIVLSPTDFNHLLQDANVMVSYGSSGVVTESLLRGVPQLILAKVVEQHMLALRVAEWGGVAAREDRSAERLSADLSALLNDQECRRSVQDFAQRNQEYSPENAVEKIASTVKAILS